One segment of Anopheles stephensi strain Indian chromosome 3, UCI_ANSTEP_V1.0, whole genome shotgun sequence DNA contains the following:
- the LOC118511330 gene encoding uncharacterized protein LOC118511330, with protein MRPLQVPTWVHISYEEKKLIAYLAGSGTTVCSLYLLTMAGRSLSFSDQTSPCFSENSAYNLEITLVVILSIIYLVIGGAFFWGIWREKAKYLLPFLCFLVAATGFLGHAHIDWMLFEAGTGERQFGIFAFIFATLVLTFASTIILLLYREMNSGKRSKKGSFEVFYNDEKY; from the exons ATGCGGCCCTTGCAAGTCCCGACCTGGGTGCACATTTCGTACGAAGAGAAAAAGCTGATTGCGTATCTGGCCGGCAGCGGTACGACGGTTTGCAGCCTGTACCTGCTCACTATGGCCGGCCGTTCGCTGAGCTTTTCCGATCAAACCAGTCCCTGCTTTTCCGAGAACAGTG CATACAATCTGGAAATTACACTCGTGGTGATACTGTCCATCATCTATCTCGTTATCGGCGGTGCATTTTTCTGGGGCATTTGGCGCGAAAAGGCGAAATACCTGCTGCCGTTTCTGTGCTTTCTAGTGGCGGCAACAGGGTTTCTCGGCCATGCCCACATCGACTGGATGCTGTTCGAGGCGGGCACGGGCGAGAGACAGTTTGGCATCTTTGCCTTCATCTTTGCGACGC tGGTCCTTACCTTTGCCAGCACAATCATACTACTGCTGTACCGGGAAATGAATTCGGGCAAACGTTCAAAAAAGGGAAGCTTCGAGGTATTTTACaatgatgaaaaatattga